The genomic region TATGTGGGGTGAGTATAGGGCGTATTCGCCGAGCCTAACCAGTTCCGCAAATACCGCATACTCCTCCTCACTTAACTTATTCTGAACAGCCCTTAGGTATTCCCTGAGTGTATCCGTACTCCTAAGCCTAACCCCAGTCCTATTGCCAATGGCGTAAATGGCGCTCGCCAAGGCATCAACAATATCCCTAACACTCTTAATGTCTATCTTACTCCTTAACGCAGTCCTCATGATTTCCTTTCTCAAGGCCCTAACCTCAGCGCTTCGCCTGGTCATGATGAGTATGGGGCTTGCCTGAAACCGTGAGTTATTAATCGTAATCCCCTCCCCACCTGGCAATGCTATTGCTCCAGACCTCACAATTAGGAATAGCGCCACGATTATTGCCATTGGTATGATAACCTCAGGTATATTCACCACGAATATGCCATAGGTATATGCAATACCCATCACCGGCGGGTTTGGACTCACTGAAATAACTATGTCATGCCTACCCATACTCAGGAGTAGCGATGTTGGCATTGAGACCGTGAAATTCGGACTATTCAAGTCCAGGTGCATTGTCTCACCGCCTATTGATAACGACAGTGATAAATTACCAACCCAGGGACTCACAAAACCCCTCAGGGTAATCGGTAGGCCCGCTATTGCCAGGTAGTTCGTACTTATCGTTATGTTCGTGACCACGGAATTCACCGAAACCGAACCAACCACGTACGCAGGTGAGTATGGGCCAACCGGCGGTGCGTAGATAGTGATTGAGTAATTACCTGGTGTCATATTGCCCGTGCTTATCATTACCGAGAATTCGTTATTCACCGTGTACGTACTAACGTTAACCCCATCAATACTAATAATCACCTGCCTAATCGGTGGGCCACTCACGTAACCACTCACGTTGATGGGCTCACCCCACATGACATGGCTCGTGTAATTGGCTGTGAGTGACGTCGTGTTGAATGCCACGTTTACCTGCACAGTGGCTTCAGATGGTAAGTAATTACTACCCAGTGGTGGGTTGTAGATCGCCGTT from Vulcanisaeta distributa DSM 14429 harbors:
- a CDS encoding DUF4129 domain-containing protein; translation: MRVIYLALIALGIVMAVVYLGHAIAWPSLSIPNPLNEKLSVNTQGVVQLYITALELNALGNYTGALSITKVLGITAAVKVSPLISQLHNYEVQLTNYLVELRSIYNEMVNSISLGNYTGARSLAIEGLLIDSEADNELNAILSMFNNIAPGSAGQVISAAQSIRQYLIGLNETFINVLTSNYTRTELTVNATPSTVVVGSQVTVYGVLTTINGTPIPNATINIYVGGNYVGKALTNVYGQYLLTFTMPQVYVSNINLTAIYNPPLGSNYLPSEATVQVNVAFNTTSLTANYTSHVMWGEPINVSGYVSGPPIRQVIISIDGVNVSTYTVNNEFSVMISTGNMTPGNYSITIYAPPVGPYSPAYVVGSVSVNSVVTNITISTNYLAIAGLPITLRGFVSPWVGNLSLSLSIGGETMHLDLNSPNFTVSMPTSLLLSMGRHDIVISVSPNPPVMGIAYTYGIFVVNIPEVIIPMAIIVALFLIVRSGAIALPGGEGITINNSRFQASPILIMTRRSAEVRALRKEIMRTALRSKIDIKSVRDIVDALASAIYAIGNRTGVRLRSTDTLREYLRAVQNKLSEEEYAVFAELVRLGEYALYSPHIPSDEDVRRAWELAGRLTR